The nucleotide window CACGTCACAGTCAATGTCGCTGGACGTGCTCATGACGAACTGACGCTCCTGCACCCGGGCCAGCGCCTGGATCTGGTCGCGCAGTTCGGCCGCTTTCTCGAACTCCAGTGCTTCGCTGGCTGCCAGCATGTCCCGGGTCATGTCCTCGGTCAGCGCATGCTGCCGGCCGGACAGGAATTCCGCTGCCCGCCGCACATCGGCGGCATAGTCCTTTTCGCCGACCAGGCCGACGCAGGGCGCCGAACAGCGCTTGATCTGGTACAGCAGGCATGGACGCGAGCGGTTGGCGAACACGCTGTCCTCACAGGTGCGCAGCCTGAAGACCCGTTGCAGGATCGCAATCGCCTCGCGCACAGCGTAGCCGTTCGGGTACGGACCGAAGTACTGGTGCTGGTGGTCCAGCGCACCGCGATAATAGGCCAGCTGCGGATAGGCGTGCCGTGACAGCATCAGGTAGGGATAGGATTTGTCGTCACGAAACAGGATGTTGTACTTGGGTGCCAGCGACTTGATCAGGTTGTTTTCCAGCACCAGCGCCTCGGCTTCGCTGCGCACCACCGTGGTTTCTATGGCAGCGATCTGCCGCACCATCAGTTCGATGCGCGGACTCAGGTCGGACTTCTGGAAATACTGCGAAACCCGTCGTTTCAGGTCGACGGCCTTGCCGACATAGAGCACCTGTCCTTCGGTGTCCAGCATGCGGTAGACACCGGGCAAGGCCGGCAGACTGGCCAGCACGGTCTGGTAGTCGAACGGTGAAGAAGGAGCGGTATCGGGCATGATGACTTAGTGCTGTGTTGTCAACGTGTTAGGCGGCAAGGCGTTTTGCCTTGGACCGGGACGGGCCGGTATAATGCTCTTTTGCCGCAAAGGAAGCACCATGCGCATCGTCCAGAAAGCGTACACCTTCGACGACGTCCTTCTTGTTCCCGCCCATTCCTCCGTCCTGCCCCGTGATGTCAGCCTTGCCACCCGCCTGACCCGCAACATCCGGCTCAACCTGCCGCTGGTGTCTGCTGCCATGGATACCGTGACCGAAGCCCGCCTCGCCATCGCCCTGGCCCAGGAAGGCGGCATCGGCATCCTGCACAAGAACATGTCGGCCCAGAAACAGGCCGCCGAAGTCAGCAAGGTCAAGCGCCACGAGTCCGGCATCGTCAAGGATCCGGTCACCATCAAGCCTGACATGCTGGTGCGCGACGTGATCCGCCTGTCGCGTGAAAACAAGATTTCCGGCCTGCCGGTGATGGAAAACGGCCGTGTGGTCGGCATCGTCACCAACCGCGACATCCGCTTTGAAAACCGTCTGGACACACCGGTCCGCGACATCATGACCCCGCGCGAGCGTCTGGTCACGGTCCGCGAAGGCGCTTCGCTGGAAGAGGCCCGCGAACTGATGCACGCCCACAAGCTGGAGCGGGTACTGGTGGTCAACGATGCCTTTGAACTCAAGGGCCTGATCACCGTCAAGGACATCATCAAGACCAGCGAAAAGCCGCTGGCCTGCAAGGACGAACAAGGCCGCCTGCGCGTCGGGGCAGCCGTCGGCGTGGGTGAAGGCACGGACGAGCGCGTCACCCTGCTGGTGGAAGCCGGCGTGGATGTCATCGTGGTGGATACTGCCCATGGTCACAGCCAGGGCGTGCTCGACCGCGTGCGCTGGGTCAAGCAGAACTTCCCGCAAGTGGAAGTGATCGGCGGCAACATCGCCACGGCCGCTGCGGCACTGGCACTGGTGGAAGCCGGCGCTGATGCTGTCAAGGTCGGTATCGGCCCGGGCTCGATCTGCACGACCCGTATCGTGGCCGGCGTGGGCGTACCGCAACTGACGGCCGTCAGCAATGTCAGCGAAGCCCTGAAGAGCACCGGCGTGCCGCTGATTGCCGATGGCGGCATCCGCTTCTCCGGCGACATTTCCAAGGCCATTGCCTCCGGCGCCAACGTGGTGATGCTGGGCGGCCTGCTGGCCGGCACTGAAGAAGCTCCGGGCGAAGTCGAACTCTACCAGGGCCGTTCGTTCAAGAGCTATCGCGGCATGGGTTCGCTGGGCGCCATGCAGCAGGGTTCAAGCGACCGCTATTTCCAGGACAACGAAGCCAACGCCGACAAGCTGGTACCGGAAGGCATTGAAGGCCGTGTGCCGTACAAGGGCTCGGTCGTTGCCGTGATTCACCAGTTGATGGGCGGCCTGCGTTCTTCGATGGGTTATTGCGGTTGTGCCACCATTGACGACATGCGCACCAAGGCTGAATTTGTCGAAATCACGTCGGCCGGCATGCGCGAATCGCACGTGCACGATGTGCAGATCACCAAGGAAGCTCCGAACTACCACGTTGAGTAATCCGGGCTGCGGCAAAAAAACTGACGGGGTACGGCTTTGCCGGCCCCGTTTTTCATATCCGCTCGTCGCAGAGTTGCAACATTCCGCCATCCGGGCATACAAAATCCATTCTGCCTGCTGGTCAGTCCATTAGGGCTGTACCAGAATGGCTTATCACCTCTGTGTCTATCAGGATATTCGTATGCATCCGTCGGACTTCGCCCAGAACTGCGCCGGTTGCCGCGGAGAGGCTCCATCCCCCGAACTCCAGCTGGTACGTGCGGAAAGCCGCCTGACAGGCTGGGCAGGCCTGTCTCAGGATGCGCATGAGGCGCGTATTGAAACCCACGAGCCCTTCATGATGCACTGCTACTGCAATGACACCTGCTTTCGTCAGGACGTGGCAATGCTGCAGATCCGTCATGGCTGGCGGCACCTGTTCCCTCACCCGGTCCATCCGGTCGCTACCTGCAGTTATTGCGGTGCCATGGTATTCCGGACCCATCCCCATCTTGCATGGCTCCTGCTGCCGGCAAACGCACCTGTTGCCGAGCATTACGATCTTGGGCGGGCAGAGTCGCCATTGCTGGTAGCCATTACCTGCCTGTCCCCGCAGTGCATGCAGCAGCATGAGCTGCTCTGGTCATACGCCGAATCCGGAATCAGCCTCCAAGTCCCATAGGACCTGATCCACAAAAGACTGCCGTGTCTTCATGATCACGCGCTTGACCGGAACCGGACTCTGTATCGACTATTGTTTTTGGAGGGAAGGACAAACAGGCAAACACATCGTTCCTGACGGGATACAACATCACGGCAGACAACAGCAAGAGAAGGAACAGATACCCGGCTTTTGCTGATCCGGAGGCGCCTTCTCCCCAAAACAAAAACCCTGCGTGAGCAGGGTTTTTGCTGCATGGTGGCCGAAACCACCATTCAGGAAGCAGGAATTACTGCTTCTTTTCTTCGGCCGGAGCGGCAGCAGCATCAGCAGCCGGGGCAGCAGCAGCGTCAGCAGCCGGAGCAGCAGCATCAGCGGCCGGAGCAGCAGCGTCAGCAGCCGGGGCAGCAGGAGCTTCAGCGGCCGGAGCAGCGGCTTCAGCAGCAGGAGCTTCAGCGGCCGGAGCAGCAGCAGCGTCAGCAGCCGGAGCTTCTTCTTTCTTACCGCAAGCGGACAGGGCAACGGCCAGCAGGGCAGCAACGAGGAGCGACTGTTTCATTTCTTGATCTACCTATTCAAGGGAGTGCGTTGGATAAAAACACCAGCTCAACCGTTGGAACCATGTTGCAATGCGGTTAGCTGTTGGGACCAATTGTAGCACGTTTCCATCTTAATAAAAGTCGGGTCAAACCCTGCAAACCCTTGATACACGGGAATCCTACAAAGTGTTACAAAGTTACTGTGAGTCAAGGGGATTTCGCCAGATTCCGGGCTTTCCGTATTGCAGTGCGATAGCGTTTTTTTGGGAAAACCCGCCAATTCAATCAACTATTGGATTGGCAGGCCACCACCATCCGGATAGATATCCGGCATATAAAGTCTCCGTCATCCCGTCGCTAATTGCCTGACCAGCCAATCGGCGCTGATTGGCCAATTCCCTCCAGACAGGCAGATCGCCATCCATTCCGGCATGGATTTCACCATTCACAAAGCATAATGAATTCCTGAACAGCATCTGGCTTTTCAGATCCAGTACAAGACCATCACGCAGGATGACTTTGGCAAACTCATCCTCGTCCAGCGGATCTTCTGGCGGATCGAAAAAAACATGGTTCTTGGGCTCTGTCAGATAGCACCCGAGAAACTCGCCGACTCCGTCCCGGTCCCACCGGATTGCCTTGAGCATGTCCTGTACCTGATCCACCATGGACTCGCTGATTTCGGCCGGATGCCGGGATGGCTCAAGGTCAGGATCAGCGTAGCGGCCGTCCAGGCACAGCGTGTCCTGCAGATAGGTCAGAAACTGCTCGGCCAGTTCTTGCGTCGTTGGCGCCCGAAAACCGATTGAATAGGTCATGCCCGGCTCAAGCGCCACTCCATAGTGGGAGAATTTCGGCGGCAGATAGAGCATGTCCCCCTGTTCCAGTTCCCAGCTTTGCAGCGCATCGAACGAGGACAACACCTTGATGGGCGCCCCGTCCTCCAGCTGATCATTGTCCGGCGACCCCACCTGCCAGCGTTTTTTTCCACCGACCTGCAGCAGGAACACATCATAAGAATCAAAATGCGGACCGACAGTTCCCCCGGGAGGCGCATAGGAAATCATCAGGTCATCCAGCCGTGCATAAGGCAGGAAATTGAAACGCCACAGAATATCGGAAACATGCGGCAGATGATGATTGACACTCTGTACCAGCAGCGTCCAGTCGGTTTCGGGCAAACGCGCCAGACGGGCAGGCTGGAACGGGCCGTGCTCGACATGCCAGCGACCACCAGCCCGGTTCTCGATCAGCCTCGACTCGACATCGTCGCGCCGGGCCAGCTCTGCCAACACCTCAAAATCAGCCGGTGTGCCGACATCACGCAAGGCACCACGGATCAGCAAGGGTTGCTTGTGCCAGTAATCACGCAGGAATTCGCGGGCGGTCAGGCCGCCCAGCAGGGCAAGGGGTTTATCCATCATATCCGGTGTTTTGCCCGGCAGTAGCGGGCACTCTGGTTTACAATCGGGGGCAACACGGCACGGCGTTGCTTGCCGTGCCTTATGACTTTTCCAGGAACTCAATCCCATGCAAA belongs to Laribacter hongkongensis DSM 14985 and includes:
- a CDS encoding ribosomal protein uL16 3-hydroxylase; its protein translation is MGLSSWKSHKARQATPCRVAPDCKPECPLLPGKTPDMMDKPLALLGGLTAREFLRDYWHKQPLLIRGALRDVGTPADFEVLAELARRDDVESRLIENRAGGRWHVEHGPFQPARLARLPETDWTLLVQSVNHHLPHVSDILWRFNFLPYARLDDLMISYAPPGGTVGPHFDSYDVFLLQVGGKKRWQVGSPDNDQLEDGAPIKVLSSFDALQSWELEQGDMLYLPPKFSHYGVALEPGMTYSIGFRAPTTQELAEQFLTYLQDTLCLDGRYADPDLEPSRHPAEISESMVDQVQDMLKAIRWDRDGVGEFLGCYLTEPKNHVFFDPPEDPLDEDEFAKVILRDGLVLDLKSQMLFRNSLCFVNGEIHAGMDGDLPVWRELANQRRLAGQAISDGMTETLYAGYLSGWWWPANPIVD
- the guaB gene encoding IMP dehydrogenase, translated to MRIVQKAYTFDDVLLVPAHSSVLPRDVSLATRLTRNIRLNLPLVSAAMDTVTEARLAIALAQEGGIGILHKNMSAQKQAAEVSKVKRHESGIVKDPVTIKPDMLVRDVIRLSRENKISGLPVMENGRVVGIVTNRDIRFENRLDTPVRDIMTPRERLVTVREGASLEEARELMHAHKLERVLVVNDAFELKGLITVKDIIKTSEKPLACKDEQGRLRVGAAVGVGEGTDERVTLLVEAGVDVIVVDTAHGHSQGVLDRVRWVKQNFPQVEVIGGNIATAAAALALVEAGADAVKVGIGPGSICTTRIVAGVGVPQLTAVSNVSEALKSTGVPLIADGGIRFSGDISKAIASGANVVMLGGLLAGTEEAPGEVELYQGRSFKSYRGMGSLGAMQQGSSDRYFQDNEANADKLVPEGIEGRVPYKGSVVAVIHQLMGGLRSSMGYCGCATIDDMRTKAEFVEITSAGMRESHVHDVQITKEAPNYHVE